A region of Salinibacter sp. 10B DNA encodes the following proteins:
- the def gene encoding peptide deformylase: MVLPIHLYGHDALRQETDPVKENTEALQELIDNMIETMHNAAGIGLAAPQVGRDERLFVIDVTPMAAEMEEDDEPVPPQPMVFINPEIVEEGEQEVDMEEGCLSIPEVRETVTRPQRVRVRYRDRDFNEQEIDAGSVLARVVQHEYDHLEGVLFTDYLSSFRKRLLRRSLRKMTEGDVEADYPLVAQGDEPVQAR; this comes from the coding sequence ATGGTACTGCCGATACACCTTTACGGGCACGATGCGCTTCGTCAGGAGACGGATCCGGTGAAGGAGAACACGGAGGCGCTTCAAGAGCTCATCGACAACATGATTGAGACCATGCACAATGCCGCCGGGATCGGGCTGGCGGCTCCGCAGGTGGGCCGGGACGAGCGCCTCTTCGTGATTGACGTCACGCCGATGGCGGCGGAGATGGAGGAGGACGATGAGCCGGTGCCTCCTCAGCCAATGGTTTTTATCAATCCGGAGATTGTGGAGGAAGGAGAACAAGAGGTAGACATGGAAGAGGGGTGCTTGTCCATTCCAGAGGTGCGAGAGACGGTAACCCGGCCCCAGCGCGTGCGAGTCCGCTACCGCGATCGAGACTTCAACGAGCAGGAGATTGACGCCGGGAGTGTTCTCGCTCGCGTCGTGCAGCACGAGTACGATCATCTTGAGGGGGTGCTTTTCACCGACTATCTGAGCAGTTTTCGCAAGCGCCTGTTGCGCCGGAGTCTCCGTAAGATGACGGAGGGCGACGTAGAGGCCGATTATCCTCTTGTGGCGCAGGGCGATGAGCCGGTGCAAGCACGATGA
- a CDS encoding metal ABC transporter substrate-binding protein has product MSALRTCVLVGGSLLLLAACGGTEAPSEGPPRYVTTIPPFEMILAPIVEGRGTVDVLLAPGSSPHTYDPTPSNVRAVANGRALVYGAEQLDGWAADLSTRRLALLDLVPPTAQRAFEDTETVDPHFWTDPQVVISLLPVLADTLCAIDAEGCSTYQANADSFATALTTLDARLRTILQPIRDTPVLLAQPFFRYFLHQYGPPLVGVVEPRPGAEPTPRQLQAMVQVAETSGARGILTQQHLSARAAQAVAESATLPLVPLDPLGGTEGRETYAELMLYNARVLRDSLFQFAP; this is encoded by the coding sequence ATGAGTGCGTTGCGGACGTGCGTTCTGGTCGGAGGGAGTCTCCTGCTCCTTGCCGCCTGTGGAGGAACGGAGGCCCCCTCAGAAGGCCCGCCCCGGTACGTGACGACCATTCCCCCATTCGAGATGATTCTCGCGCCGATCGTGGAAGGGCGAGGGACGGTTGACGTGCTACTGGCGCCTGGATCTTCTCCTCATACCTACGATCCGACGCCGTCCAACGTACGGGCGGTTGCAAACGGGAGAGCACTCGTCTATGGGGCCGAGCAGCTTGACGGCTGGGCCGCTGATTTATCGACACGTCGTCTGGCCCTGCTCGATCTCGTGCCCCCCACTGCGCAGCGGGCGTTCGAAGACACAGAGACCGTCGATCCCCACTTTTGGACGGATCCGCAGGTTGTGATATCGTTGCTCCCGGTACTGGCCGACACGCTCTGCGCGATCGATGCGGAGGGCTGCTCGACCTATCAGGCAAACGCCGACTCGTTTGCCACAGCCCTCACCACCCTTGATGCACGACTGCGGACCATCCTACAGCCGATTCGCGACACGCCGGTTCTTCTCGCACAGCCGTTTTTCCGGTACTTTCTTCACCAGTACGGTCCTCCTCTGGTCGGCGTCGTAGAGCCGCGTCCGGGGGCGGAGCCGACCCCTCGACAACTGCAAGCGATGGTGCAGGTGGCGGAGACGTCAGGGGCACGGGGCATACTGACGCAGCAGCATCTTTCGGCGCGTGCGGCGCAGGCGGTTGCGGAGTCGGCAACGCTGCCGTTGGTTCCGCTTGACCCCCTGGGCGGCACAGAAGGGCGAGAGACCTATGCGGAGTTGATGCTCTACAACGCTCGGGTGTTGCGCGATTCGCTCTTCCAATTCGCTCCGTGA
- a CDS encoding class I SAM-dependent methyltransferase, with protein MARHTLSPGEARRVYDRIGRWQDTQAFYEDPALDALIACGDFEHARSIFEIGCGTGRLAERLLRSHCSPGARYTASDLSPTMVEIAQDRLAPFGDRVTVFLTEGGPDVPRVEGAKDRVVATYVLDLLSRDDIRAVLAEAYRLIAPTGCLCLTGLTAGDTLIGRCVSSLWDSVHAVRPEWVGGCRPLSLRACLDERWWGVKHHRTVRAWGVPSEVVVAERRNGSEHSSRFS; from the coding sequence ATGGCTCGGCACACTCTTTCCCCCGGCGAGGCACGCAGAGTGTACGACCGGATTGGGCGCTGGCAAGACACTCAGGCGTTCTACGAGGATCCGGCCCTTGATGCGTTGATCGCGTGCGGCGATTTTGAGCATGCGCGGTCAATCTTCGAGATCGGATGTGGGACCGGGCGGCTTGCCGAGCGGCTTCTCCGGAGTCATTGTTCGCCCGGGGCACGCTACACGGCCAGCGACCTGAGTCCGACGATGGTCGAGATTGCTCAGGATCGGCTTGCGCCATTTGGAGACCGCGTCACGGTTTTTCTGACGGAGGGCGGCCCCGACGTCCCGCGAGTAGAAGGAGCGAAGGATCGGGTGGTAGCGACGTACGTGCTCGATCTGTTGTCGAGAGACGACATCCGGGCAGTGCTAGCCGAAGCGTATCGTCTGATTGCGCCAACGGGGTGTCTCTGTCTTACGGGGCTAACGGCGGGGGACACTCTCATTGGTCGGTGTGTCTCTTCGCTCTGGGACTCTGTTCATGCGGTTCGGCCCGAATGGGTGGGCGGCTGCCGTCCATTGTCACTGCGGGCATGTCTTGATGAACGCTGGTGGGGAGTGAAGCATCACCGCACGGTGCGGGCGTGGGGTGTACCGTCGGAAGTGGTCGTTGCCGAGCGGCGGAACGGATCTGAACATTCTTCTCGATTCTCCTGA
- a CDS encoding phosphomannose isomerase type II C-terminal cupin domain, translating into MLLDADNRPWGRWEEYLNEPGYRVKRIVVHPGQRLSLQKHEHRKEHWVVVQGAGIFTRNDEEIEVSKGDTCFIDVGDVHRIENDGEEPLVFIETQIGLCIEDDIIRLEDDYGRK; encoded by the coding sequence ATGCTTCTTGACGCCGACAATCGTCCCTGGGGGCGATGGGAAGAGTACCTGAATGAGCCTGGGTATCGCGTAAAGCGTATTGTTGTCCATCCGGGGCAGCGCCTTTCTCTTCAAAAGCACGAGCACCGGAAGGAGCACTGGGTTGTCGTGCAGGGCGCGGGAATCTTTACCCGAAATGACGAGGAGATTGAAGTTTCAAAGGGGGATACCTGCTTCATCGACGTGGGGGACGTGCACCGCATTGAGAATGACGGAGAAGAGCCGCTCGTTTTCATCGAGACGCAGATCGGTCTTTGCATTGAGGACGACATCATCCGTCTGGAAGACGACTATGGACGGAAGTAG